One genomic segment of Paenibacillus durus includes these proteins:
- a CDS encoding spore germination protein, with protein MMAVKEAEITAKLNGCFDFIKREIYVKQSKIILFYIETICDSTYISQYIIDPLAQLQEYPVAKEDITTAILAAKFDEVSDAGQAFEYILSGSPVVIFEAMDYTISCDAKKIETRAIEKSQFESSLVGSNESFNELLVDNISLIRKRMATETLKVEGYLLGKQSKTQAVLLYVEGSAPDDLVETVRKKLQDMDNEFVLDIHYVAETLSPGGTLFDTIGYSDKPDSVVAKLFEGRISVMVNGTAFALTAPCFFFENLQATDDYSTNMLFASLLRFVRLGSVMISLLLPGFYVALTTHHFSLIPSAFVFKLAVSRSGVPFPTVVEVILMFLFFELSREAGRRLPNQIGQSLSIVGALILGDAAVGAGLTSQTTVVVTGVYAITSFINPRFNSAVSVWSIFSIIMSACFGLHGFYLGFILLVAHLASLRSCDYPYLFPLGTEKSFRAANKDIFVRGPLRKISKSFVYRGRK; from the coding sequence ATGATGGCAGTAAAAGAAGCTGAAATAACAGCCAAGCTAAACGGTTGTTTCGATTTTATTAAGCGGGAAATTTATGTTAAGCAGAGCAAGATCATCTTGTTCTATATCGAGACCATCTGCGATTCAACCTATATCAGCCAATATATCATCGATCCTTTAGCTCAATTGCAGGAGTACCCTGTGGCCAAAGAAGATATCACCACGGCCATACTTGCCGCTAAATTTGACGAAGTATCGGATGCCGGGCAGGCATTTGAGTATATTCTGTCAGGGAGCCCGGTGGTCATATTTGAAGCAATGGATTATACCATATCCTGTGACGCCAAAAAAATTGAAACCAGAGCTATCGAGAAATCACAATTCGAGTCCTCCCTGGTGGGTTCCAATGAAAGCTTCAACGAGCTTTTGGTCGACAACATCAGCTTAATAAGAAAAAGAATGGCTACAGAAACGCTCAAGGTGGAGGGCTATCTACTGGGCAAGCAATCGAAGACGCAGGCGGTGCTGTTATATGTTGAAGGGTCTGCGCCCGATGATCTTGTAGAAACGGTACGAAAAAAGCTGCAAGATATGGACAATGAGTTTGTGCTGGATATTCACTATGTAGCGGAAACGTTAAGTCCGGGGGGCACTTTGTTTGACACCATCGGTTATTCCGACAAGCCGGACTCAGTGGTCGCCAAGCTTTTTGAGGGGAGAATTTCAGTTATGGTGAACGGAACGGCTTTTGCGCTGACCGCGCCGTGCTTTTTTTTTGAGAACCTTCAGGCTACGGATGACTATTCCACGAACATGCTCTTTGCCTCCTTGCTGCGCTTCGTAAGATTGGGGTCTGTTATGATCTCGCTGCTGCTGCCGGGGTTTTATGTCGCGTTGACCACCCATCATTTTTCACTCATCCCCTCGGCATTTGTCTTTAAGCTTGCGGTATCCCGCTCAGGGGTTCCCTTTCCGACTGTCGTTGAGGTTATATTGATGTTTCTATTCTTCGAGCTCTCAAGAGAAGCCGGACGGCGGCTTCCGAATCAGATTGGGCAGTCGCTCAGTATTGTCGGCGCTTTGATTCTGGGAGACGCCGCCGTAGGCGCGGGGCTTACTTCGCAAACTACGGTTGTGGTCACCGGGGTTTATGCCATAACCTCTTTTATTAACCCGAGATTTAACTCCGCGGTGTCTGTGTGGTCGATTTTCTCGATCATTATGTCGGCTTGCTTCGGGCTGCACGGATTTTATCTGGGCTTCATTCTGCTGGTCGCTCATCTGGCTTCGCTTAGAAGCTGTGACTACCCCTATTTATTCCCGCTTGGCACCGAGAAGTCATTTCGTGCTGCGAACAAGGATATATTTGTACGGGGTCCTCTGAGAAAGATATCCAAATCTTTTGTTTACAGGGGTAGAAAATGA
- a CDS encoding GerAB/ArcD/ProY family transporter, translating to MNSKHLFFIITSLAVVTLKTFPTAFIKLGGRDTWIAMILASPIILLYIWLLLKIHKKSGNYNLLDIYSKTLGKWVGAFFSCLFLLTILLTIFESAGAEAIVIHSGFQLLTPVWVFIAVTALSAVYIVKKGIASVTITTIIVIFFISISGIILGFLTHKYKEMKHIYPILEHGMTVGFFLSTMKILGALSCVIIFVPYLDSVRDKTKLIKHSTLALLFIIQMLIFSMLGVITTFGPERAEDLLFPKLIQTQIISAFGFLEAGELFVMLQVVAGWYIRYVVCLFALMELIRQSGMKIRFKEYYICALTIIFSYLFSKNLFDMFHILDYLLYVQLINFFVIPLIIYILYYFKEARASESLNSNKKKRLPAP from the coding sequence ATGAATTCAAAACATTTATTTTTTATTATCACCAGTCTGGCTGTTGTAACGTTGAAGACATTTCCTACGGCTTTTATCAAGCTTGGCGGGAGAGACACCTGGATTGCGATGATTCTGGCGTCCCCGATCATCCTTTTGTATATCTGGCTGCTTCTGAAGATCCATAAGAAATCAGGAAACTATAATCTGCTGGATATTTATTCAAAAACGCTGGGGAAGTGGGTCGGGGCTTTTTTCTCATGCTTATTTCTGCTGACCATTCTATTAACTATATTTGAAAGCGCCGGGGCGGAGGCCATTGTCATTCATTCGGGCTTTCAGTTGCTTACTCCGGTATGGGTGTTTATTGCCGTTACTGCCCTGTCTGCGGTTTATATTGTCAAAAAGGGGATTGCCTCCGTCACCATTACGACGATCATTGTCATCTTTTTCATCAGCATATCCGGCATCATACTGGGATTCCTTACGCATAAGTATAAAGAAATGAAGCATATCTATCCCATTCTGGAGCATGGAATGACCGTCGGTTTCTTTCTATCCACCATGAAAATTTTGGGCGCGCTCAGCTGCGTCATTATTTTCGTTCCCTATCTTGACAGTGTGCGGGACAAGACCAAGCTCATCAAGCACAGCACCCTCGCTCTATTATTCATCATCCAGATGCTGATTTTCTCCATGCTGGGGGTTATCACTACTTTTGGCCCTGAGCGGGCGGAAGACCTTCTCTTTCCTAAACTGATCCAGACACAGATTATCAGCGCTTTCGGCTTCTTGGAAGCCGGTGAGCTGTTTGTCATGCTGCAGGTTGTCGCGGGCTGGTATATCCGGTACGTCGTCTGCTTGTTTGCGCTCATGGAGCTGATCAGGCAGTCGGGAATGAAGATAAGATTCAAAGAGTATTATATCTGCGCGCTGACGATCATCTTCTCTTATCTGTTTTCCAAAAATCTGTTCGATATGTTTCACATTCTTGACTACCTGCTGTATGTTCAGCTGATCAATTTCTTCGTGATTCCGCTGATCATCTACATTCTTTACTATTTCAAGGAGGCGCGGGCCTCTGAAAGCTTAAATTCAAACAAAAAGAAACGGCTGCCCGCTCCTTAG